From Triticum urartu cultivar G1812 chromosome 2, Tu2.1, whole genome shotgun sequence, a single genomic window includes:
- the LOC125540032 gene encoding eukaryotic translation initiation factor 3 subunit I-like, producing MRPVLMKGHERPLTFLKYNRDGDLLFSCAKDHTPTVWYASNGDRLGTYRGHNGAVWSCDVSRHSTRLITGSADQTAKLWDVQTGRELFTFRFDAPARSVDFAIGDHLAVITTDSFMGKMPTAQVKRIAEDLQDQTEESALVISGITGRINRAVWGPGNRTIITAGEDATIRIWDSETGKLLKESDKEAGHQKAISSLSKSLDWSHFLTGSLDKSAKLWDARTLTLIKTYVTERPVNAVDMSPTLDNVVIGGGQDAMNVTMTDRRAGKFEAKFFHKILQEEIGGVKGHFGPINALAFNPDGKSFSSGGEDGYVRLHHFDPEYFNIKM from the exons ATGAGGCCTGTTCTCATGAAGGGGCACGAGCGCCCGCTCACGTTCCTCAAGTACAACCGGGACGGCGACCTGCTCTTCTCCTGCGCCAAGGACCACACGCCCACCGTGTGGTACGCCTCCAACGGCGACCGCCTCGGCACCTACCGCGGCCACAACGGCGCGGTGTGGTCCTGCGACGTCTCCCGCCACTCCACGCGCCTCATCACGGGCAGCGCCGACCAGACCGCCAAGCTCTGGGACGTCCAGACGGGGAGGGAGCTCTTCACCTTCAGGTTCGACGCCCCCGCGCGCTCCGTCGACTTCGCCATCGGCGACCACCTGGCCGTCATCACCACCGACAGCTTCATGGGGAAGATGCCCACCGCGCAGGTCAAGCGCATCGCCGAGGACTTGCAAGACC AGACGGAGGAGTCGGCGCTCGTGATCTCCGGCATCACGGGGAGGATTAACAGGGCCGTGTGGGGACCCGGCAACCGGACCATCATCACGGCTGGCGAGGATGCCACCATCCGCATCTGGGACTCTGAG ACTGGAAAGCTGCTGAAGGAGTCAGACAAGGAGGCTGGGCATCAGAAGGCAATTAGCTCACTATCAAAATCCTTAGATTGGTCTCATTTCCTCACAGGTTCCTTGGATAAATCTGCTAAG CTATGGGATGCAAGAACACTGACCCTGATAAAGACATATGTCACAGAGCGACCAGTTAATGCTGTTGACATGTCTCCTACTCTTGATAAT GTGGTTATTGGAGGTGGTCAAGATGCAATGAACGTTACTATGACAGATCGCCGTGCCGGTAAATTTGAGGCCAAATTTTTCCACAAG ATTTTACAAGAAGAGATTGGTGGTGTTAAAGGACATTTTGGACCAATCAATGCATTGGCATTTAATCCTGATGGAAAGAG CTTTTCGAGTGGTGGGGAGGATGGATACGTGAGGCTACACCATTTTGATCCTGAGTATTTCAACATCAAGATGTAA